The following nucleotide sequence is from Thunnus albacares chromosome 15, fThuAlb1.1, whole genome shotgun sequence.
GGACCCTGACACAGCTAACTCCAAACTCAAGGTGTCTTTAGACAAAAAAGGAGTGGAGCGGGTCGATGTTCCCCAAAACAAAGACGGGAACCCCAAAAGATTCCTTCATTTCCCCGAGCTGCTGTGTGAACAGGGTCTGACTGGGAGGAACTACTGGGAGATAAAATGGGAGGGACCTCAGGGGGTTGGAATAGCAGTCTCCTATGAAATAATCCCGAGGGATACTGACGGTGATGAGTGTAGACTTGGCCGTAACACTTACTCCTGGAGTTTAGAGGACATTGTGGTGCGTGAGTTCATGCATGATAATGTCCGCAACGATAAGATTACTACCCCCATCTGCTCCTTCAATaacagagtaggagtgtacctagACACCGAGGCAGGCATCCTGCAGTACTTCAGTGTCACCCCTGATCTGGAGGACATGACCCTCCTGTATGAGGCACCACGATCTGAGGAAAAATTCACAGAGGCTCTTTTTCCAGGGTTTTGGATAGTTAATGACACAAAGATGACCCTTTGCGCCAAAGAGTTCCCAAAGAGCTGTGCTTAATGTTGAGGGTCACTgtaatgaaaaggagaaaattataTCCTAAGTCTTGGGTGTTAAGACTAaattgtgtgtgttgcagaaaatgatgctgagacaagttaaaatgtagtttttgaCCCTGAATCTACATACAAAGTagctctgtgtgtctttggCCTGCATAGTGAAATACAAACTTAAGaacagaatattttcatttctggtGATTTGCCTCAATTCTATGTATTAGGTGAAATTTACAGTTGTCATATCTGTGTCAGTTCTATGTTGTCACTAAATGATCTTTCATGCTTGTTTTCAGGTTAAAGTGATGTGTATTAACTTTAAACTGTTACTCAAATTGAAATGATGCTTTTTATTGCTGTGGAAAAGAATCTGAATGCATGTGTTCAAATAAATCACCTTTTCTGGAAACACTTGTTGtctaatgttttttattaataataataatgttaataataataatattaatcgATTTCATGGTTCCACAAATTGAATTTGTGTCTGTCACTTCTGGGTACAGCAGAATGTGttggctgctttttttttctttttttcttttgacccTGAACTCAACACCGCCCTGCCCGCTGTGACAGTCAGGCGgtggaggtagagagagagagagagagagagagagagagagagagagagagagagagagttgttgGCAGTTACACATTTAGTTTGGCAGCAGGTGTATTTAGAGGCTAAATGACTGAGCAGCAAGATGGatggtggaaaaaagaggaagagtggagcagagagggagagagagaaaataagaaaggcGCTTTCAGGAGATGCCGCAAAGATGAACGTAACTAATGTTACTGATGTGTCATCATTATCCTTTGTCAGTGCTAAAGCAGCAAAGAAACtggacaatcaataataaaagtggtTGTTCCCTTTCTAATTTCCTCAAAAACATCGATGGCATAATTGGCATATCTAGTTAATGTGATAAATATTATTGgaaaattgatttgttttggtgaaaatctcagtcagtgagttcatactttgagctcataatttaaaattattgagacaacacaacgtcttctgtcactattcaggctgctgtcatttgttgaaacttaaagatctgttatttaatgtttgtgttggttaaagggcttttttaacctttgatgggtaactgttagtgtatatcagtaaactgaggagGGTATTGTGCTTttgctctgttctttgaatAGATGGAGAAAGTTGTTAATTGTATTATATtggtacattaaaagatatgATGTGCTGtattattgctttttttctttttgaaggtggagagagtAGCATTGGTGCCACAGTAGCACAGAAGTCCTCTACTACAGAGCAACCTGCAGCTACAAGACATTTTCTATATTGTTAGTGTATTAGTTGTTTATTTAGCTATTTATTATGTAATGTAgctgacactgttgtgtacacacatgcaaaaacagctgagttagctgctgctaagctaacaattgcattggaaaggatcacacattggcgagatcaatcatgtctgagtctaaatgtaaacaagacaaaaggtatgtttttctctaaaactatggtacaacctcctaacactgatattctcatcaaaggtgaaaagattgacatagttactgatttgaaatatcttggtgtgacactggatccaaatttaaactttaagaaacatgtttaaaaaacagttaaaaccataaaatacaaCCTAGCAAATTTGAGACAtgttagaaactgtctctctttggacgcagccaagatatttatgcagctatgattctttcccagatgtcttattgcatcacatgttgggggcaggctggagaaacagacATAAAACCTTTCGGATTTCGTGTATCAAATGCTACACTTAAATCAGGAAGAACAGAGCAGATACTTTATTAGCATCAGTGCTAATTCTCAGATCACTAACTTGAGAGCAgtttctgtgctgtgattggctcTGAAACCAGATTGAAATTTCTCCGGGACATTGTTCTCATTTAGAAAATTGTTTAGTTGGTTGAAGACAACTTTTTCTAGTATCTTGCTTAGAAAggggaggtttgatatgggtCAGTAATTGCTTAGAACTCCACAATCTAAGTTAGGTTTCTTCAGTAGAGGTTTCACAACAGCAGTTCTGAAATGATCAGGATCAAGGGATGTATTAATGACATTCATGACTGTGTTTGAAATACTATTGAAGACCTTCTTAATGAGTGCAGATGGAACTGGGTCAAGGCAACAGCTGGAAGATTTACTTGTAGCTACAATCCTTCAAACTTCTGAGTTTGAGATGTTAGAAAATGTTCTCATTGTTGCCTGCTGTTCACAAGGTTGCCTGCAGAGGTCACCAGGAGGCTTGGGTAAGAAGATCAGAGGCAGGGGCAGGGTTCAACAATCTATTGATGGTAGATAACAGTATTCTg
It contains:
- the LOC122998890 gene encoding cytolytic toxin-beta-like isoform X4 — its product is MAGEKDCSIPSFNRDTFLQYWVDLTLDPDTANSKLKVSLDKKGVERVDVPQNKDGNPKRFLHFPELLCEQGLTGRNYWEIKWEGPQGVGIAVSYEIIPRDTDGDECRLGRNTYSWSLEDIVVREFMHDNVRNDKITTPICSFNNRVGVYLDTEAGILQYFSVTPDLEDMTLLYEAPRSEEKFTEALFPGFWIVNDTKMTLCPKEHYNCA
- the LOC122998890 gene encoding cytolytic toxin-beta-like isoform X1 gives rise to the protein MSKMAVNAKMAGEKDCSIPSFNRDTFLQYWVDLTLDPDTANSKLKVSLDKKGVERVDVPQNKDGNPKRFLHFPELLCEQGLTGRNYWEIKWEGPQGVGIAVSYEIIPRDTDGDECRLGRNTYSWSLEDIVVREFMHDNVRNDKITTPICSFNNRVGVYLDTEAGILQYFSVTPDLEDMTLLYEAPRSEEKFTEALFPGFWIVNDTKMTLCPKEHYNCA